The following proteins are co-located in the Sporolactobacillus pectinivorans genome:
- a CDS encoding DUF4178 domain-containing protein, with product MSIFHRIVNLVKKPEPPIEEKTPYTLTIGDIVDISLASYTVAGRALFPQRREVFFTLKDGSAIKYFRVAKREKLNLALYDAIDGRLEDINEIPTTIEMEGTLYHLEDQAIGAAHASGDTPFSSTEERYLWDFQSDNGKLLRIEWQAGQMMLYEGEDILPMDVSIIQS from the coding sequence ATGTCGATTTTTCATCGAATTGTCAATTTAGTGAAAAAGCCTGAACCTCCAATTGAAGAAAAAACACCTTACACGCTAACAATTGGTGATATTGTGGATATCTCTCTGGCCAGCTATACTGTTGCCGGCAGAGCACTTTTTCCACAGCGCAGAGAGGTTTTCTTCACTTTAAAGGACGGCAGTGCCATTAAATATTTTCGAGTGGCCAAGAGAGAAAAACTGAATCTGGCACTCTATGATGCGATTGACGGGCGTCTTGAAGACATCAATGAAATTCCAACAACTATTGAAATGGAAGGGACTTTGTATCATCTGGAGGATCAGGCGATTGGCGCGGCTCATGCATCGGGCGATACACCTTTTTCATCCACTGAGGAACGTTATCTTTGGGATTTTCAATCCGATAATGGGAAGCTGCTCCGTATTGAATGGCAGGCCGGCCAGATGATGCTTTATGAAGGGGAAGACATCCTGCCAATGGATGTCAGCATCATTCAGTCATGA
- a CDS encoding PspA/IM30 family protein, which produces MSLFKRLRDLTVSNIYALIEKAEDPVKMTDQYLRDMQEDLQEAEHGVAAQIALEKKFKALYEEQKALVAKREEQSHLAVEDGNIDLARRVIEDKQSAEQKMNEYKERYDQNQAAAEKLRHKLDDMRKQVAELKDKRETLVARVNAAQAQKKINDTMSGFDANTAMAGLKRMEEKTLQMEAEAEASGEVYKKETSIDEEFENLGKDKKVENELARLIAEHKK; this is translated from the coding sequence ATGTCGCTATTTAAAAGACTGCGTGACCTTACTGTTTCAAATATCTATGCTTTAATTGAAAAGGCGGAAGATCCGGTCAAGATGACCGACCAGTATTTGCGCGATATGCAGGAGGACCTACAGGAAGCGGAACACGGTGTCGCCGCGCAAATCGCTCTTGAAAAGAAATTCAAAGCGCTCTATGAAGAGCAAAAAGCGCTTGTAGCCAAACGTGAAGAACAGTCACACCTTGCTGTTGAAGACGGAAACATCGATCTGGCGCGAAGGGTTATTGAAGACAAGCAGAGCGCTGAGCAGAAAATGAACGAGTACAAAGAACGCTATGATCAGAATCAGGCGGCTGCAGAAAAACTCCGCCACAAACTGGATGATATGCGGAAGCAGGTTGCCGAGCTGAAAGATAAGCGGGAAACGCTGGTCGCAAGAGTCAACGCCGCCCAGGCGCAGAAAAAGATCAATGACACCATGTCCGGTTTCGATGCGAATACGGCCATGGCTGGTTTAAAACGCATGGAAGAAAAGACACTGCAAATGGAGGCAGAAGCCGAAGCGAGTGGCGAAGTTTATAAGAAAGAGACATCCATTGACGAAGAGTTCGAGAATTTGGGAAAGGACAAGAAAGTTGAAAACGAACTGGCAAGATTAATCGCGGAGCACAAAAAATAA
- the copZ gene encoding copper chaperone CopZ produces MAQTTLDVKGMHCGHCKMSVTNALKELDGVSNVSVNLEKGKAVVEYDETKVQFSKMKEAVEEQGYDVVGQN; encoded by the coding sequence ATGGCACAAACCACGCTTGATGTAAAAGGCATGCACTGTGGACACTGTAAGATGTCCGTCACAAATGCTTTAAAGGAATTGGACGGTGTATCAAATGTTTCGGTGAATCTTGAAAAAGGTAAAGCCGTTGTTGAGTATGATGAAACTAAAGTCCAGTTTAGCAAGATGAAGGAAGCTGTTGAAGAACAGGGCTACGATGTCGTTGGACAGAATTAA
- a CDS encoding copper ion binding protein — protein sequence MAKTTLDVKGMMGDHCKNLVTKTLKGLDGVSAVDVDLKSGEASVVYDEAKVQFSKMKEAVEEQGYDVAGQH from the coding sequence ATGGCAAAAACAACATTGGATGTTAAAGGCATGATGGGGGATCACTGCAAAAACCTGGTGACGAAGACATTGAAAGGACTTGACGGCGTATCGGCAGTTGACGTTGATCTGAAATCCGGTGAAGCTTCTGTCGTGTATGATGAAGCTAAAGTCCAATTCAGCAAGATGAAAGAAGCCGTAGAAGAACAAGGCTACGACGTCGCCGGGCAGCACTAA
- a CDS encoding heavy metal translocating P-type ATPase: MSSKAMQIGITGMTCASCSTRIEKSLNKMEGVEANVNLALEKAKVTIDGERAKPEDVVQRIEKLGYGVRAQRLDVDILGMTCASCATRIEKGLNRLAGVVSAQVNLATESGTVVFQPGITEPNAIYNQVKKLGYKAVPKQSQAEDEKAKELRGKLQKLILSAVLSLPLLYTMIAHLPFNTGLPIPHLLMNPWFQLVVAGIVQFYIGGQFYVSGTKALLNKSANMDVLVALGTSAAYFYSTFEALRYQFAGLIHPDLYFETSAILITLVLLGKYFETRAKRRTTAAITQLMGLQAKEATVIEDGKERKIPIDQVTVGNLLRVRPGEKIPVDGVVVDGSSSVDESMITGESIPVEKGMNDKVIGATVNANGTLIMKAEKVGKETALAGIVKIVEEAQGSKAPIQRLADSISGVFVPIVIGISAAAFLVWILFVTPGQFAPALVAAISVLVIACPCALGLATPTSIMVGTGKGAENGILFKGGEYLETTQNLQAVLFDKTGTITNGKPEVTDVITLNGAEKEKLVALAASAESASEHPLAQAIVNYGKEAIHNLPSSNEFKALAGYGIKAAVSGKKIAIGTRRLMKEERIPYSDAEDQMKKLESEGKTAMFVAYEGKLQGIIAVADTIKKSSKQAIEELKARGLSVYMITGDNERTAQAIARQAGIDHVFAEVLPEEKAAKVKILQGKGLKVAMVGDGINDAPALATADIGMAIGTGTDVAIEAADITLVGGDLLHIPKAIDLSRKTMRNIRQNLFWALFYNTVGIPVAALGLLAPWVAGTAMAFSSVSVVTNSLRLKRVKV; encoded by the coding sequence ATGAGTTCGAAGGCCATGCAGATTGGAATTACTGGGATGACATGCGCTTCATGCTCAACACGAATAGAAAAGTCGCTCAACAAGATGGAGGGTGTCGAGGCCAATGTCAACCTCGCTCTGGAAAAAGCGAAGGTGACAATTGACGGAGAAAGGGCAAAACCTGAAGACGTGGTACAAAGAATTGAGAAGCTGGGATACGGGGTACGGGCACAAAGACTGGACGTCGATATTCTCGGCATGACGTGCGCTTCCTGTGCCACGCGTATTGAAAAAGGATTAAATCGTTTGGCTGGCGTGGTATCGGCCCAGGTTAACCTGGCAACTGAGTCAGGGACTGTGGTCTTTCAGCCGGGGATTACCGAACCCAATGCGATATATAATCAGGTCAAGAAACTCGGTTACAAAGCTGTTCCAAAACAATCACAGGCGGAAGATGAAAAAGCGAAGGAACTGCGCGGAAAACTTCAAAAGCTGATCCTTTCTGCTGTTCTTTCGCTGCCGCTGCTCTATACGATGATTGCTCATCTGCCCTTTAATACAGGTCTTCCGATTCCTCATTTGTTAATGAATCCGTGGTTTCAACTTGTGGTAGCCGGTATTGTACAATTTTATATTGGCGGACAGTTTTATGTCAGTGGAACAAAAGCTCTTTTAAATAAAAGTGCTAATATGGATGTTCTGGTTGCACTGGGTACGAGCGCTGCTTACTTTTACAGTACATTTGAAGCCTTACGCTATCAGTTTGCTGGGCTGATCCATCCAGATCTATATTTTGAGACGAGTGCGATTTTAATTACGCTTGTACTGCTGGGTAAATATTTTGAAACCCGGGCGAAACGCCGGACGACTGCGGCAATTACGCAACTCATGGGCCTTCAGGCAAAAGAAGCGACGGTTATTGAAGATGGAAAAGAACGAAAAATACCAATTGATCAGGTTACGGTCGGAAATTTGTTACGAGTAAGACCCGGTGAAAAAATTCCTGTAGACGGTGTTGTTGTTGACGGCAGTTCATCGGTTGACGAATCGATGATCACCGGCGAGTCCATTCCTGTTGAAAAAGGAATGAATGACAAGGTGATCGGTGCTACTGTGAATGCCAACGGTACATTGATAATGAAAGCAGAGAAAGTGGGCAAAGAGACGGCACTTGCCGGCATCGTTAAAATTGTTGAAGAAGCACAGGGATCAAAAGCGCCGATTCAGCGTCTGGCAGACAGCATCTCAGGTGTTTTTGTCCCGATTGTCATTGGCATCTCTGCTGCTGCTTTTCTCGTCTGGATCCTGTTTGTCACACCCGGTCAATTCGCACCGGCACTGGTTGCGGCAATCAGTGTGCTTGTCATTGCCTGCCCATGCGCATTAGGTTTGGCAACACCGACATCAATTATGGTTGGAACCGGTAAAGGGGCTGAGAACGGTATTCTCTTCAAAGGAGGTGAATATCTCGAAACGACGCAAAATCTTCAGGCTGTTCTGTTCGATAAGACGGGTACGATCACCAATGGGAAACCGGAAGTCACAGACGTTATTACCCTAAATGGCGCTGAAAAGGAAAAGCTCGTGGCACTGGCCGCTTCGGCTGAATCGGCCAGTGAGCATCCGCTCGCGCAGGCGATTGTGAACTATGGGAAAGAGGCAATCCATAACCTTCCTTCTTCTAATGAATTTAAAGCACTGGCCGGTTATGGAATCAAAGCTGCCGTTTCCGGAAAAAAAATCGCGATCGGGACGCGTCGCTTAATGAAAGAGGAGCGCATTCCTTATTCGGACGCCGAGGATCAGATGAAGAAACTCGAATCAGAAGGCAAGACCGCAATGTTTGTTGCCTATGAGGGCAAACTTCAGGGCATCATCGCTGTAGCCGACACGATTAAGAAGTCTTCGAAGCAGGCAATCGAAGAATTGAAGGCACGCGGGCTCTCAGTGTACATGATTACGGGGGACAATGAACGGACGGCACAGGCGATTGCCAGACAGGCAGGCATTGATCATGTCTTTGCTGAAGTCCTTCCTGAAGAGAAGGCGGCAAAAGTCAAAATCCTGCAGGGAAAAGGATTGAAAGTAGCGATGGTCGGTGACGGAATCAATGACGCTCCGGCCCTAGCTACAGCGGATATTGGCATGGCGATTGGCACCGGAACGGATGTGGCGATCGAAGCTGCTGATATCACACTGGTTGGCGGTGACCTTCTGCATATTCCGAAAGCGATCGACCTGAGCCGGAAAACGATGCGGAACATCCGTCAGAACCTGTTCTGGGCTCTGTTCTATAATACGGTAGGCATTCCGGTTGCTGCCCTGGGTTTGCTTGCTCCATGGGTGGCCGGTACGGCGATGGCTTTCAGTTCCGTCTCAGTTGTCACAAACAGTTTACGTCTGAAACGAGTCAAAGTCTGA
- a CDS encoding SHOCT domain-containing protein — translation MMGWYGNGMMNGFGIGMGLVGWLVQLLLFAAVIYLVIILIKKLLNQPQPPATDKSQAILNERLAKGEITEEEYRKLKNLLHE, via the coding sequence ATGATGGGTTGGTATGGCAATGGTATGATGAACGGTTTTGGTATCGGTATGGGCCTGGTAGGATGGCTCGTTCAATTGTTGCTGTTCGCCGCTGTGATTTATTTAGTGATTATCCTGATCAAAAAATTGTTGAATCAACCTCAACCGCCAGCGACCGATAAAAGTCAGGCGATTTTAAATGAACGCCTGGCCAAGGGCGAGATTACGGAAGAAGAGTATCGGAAATTAAAGAATTTATTACATGAGTGA